A single window of Qipengyuania sediminis DNA harbors:
- a CDS encoding ATP-binding protein: MNQPPLRPRDRDTILQALAAGVVPRLGLRHIQVGRAGEISALVRDIDRVADGGAAMRLVVGEYGAGKTFFLNLVRLIALERKCVTVHADLAPDRRLHATGGQARGLYAEAIRNMATRTKPEGGALASILERFVTACVQQAEAEGKPVERMIDTRLGSLHDHLGGHDFATVVKAYWRAGEDENDALKAAALRWLRAEYPTKTEARQALGVRSIIDDADVYDSFKLMAAFVRIAGYAGLVVVLDEMVNLYKLQSAQARNQNYEQLLRMLNDVLQGDVAGLGFVLGGTPEFLMDSRRGLYSYQALQSRLAENAFATGGLVDLSGPVVRLQSLTPEDLLILLGNIRAVFASGDAAYDLVPDTALTAFMTHCNGRIGEAYFRTPRNTIKAFVQFLAVLEQNPGTDWRPLIGAVEVANDEGGADDAITDDDELATLRL, translated from the coding sequence ATGAACCAACCGCCCCTCCGCCCGCGCGATCGCGATACCATTCTTCAGGCGCTAGCGGCGGGCGTCGTCCCGCGCCTGGGCCTGCGTCACATTCAGGTTGGCCGCGCCGGCGAGATCAGCGCGCTTGTCCGTGACATCGACCGCGTGGCGGACGGCGGCGCGGCGATGCGTCTCGTCGTGGGCGAATATGGTGCGGGCAAGACCTTCTTCCTCAACCTCGTTCGGCTTATCGCGCTGGAGCGCAAGTGCGTGACGGTCCATGCCGATCTTGCGCCCGACCGGCGTCTCCATGCCACCGGCGGCCAGGCGCGGGGCCTCTACGCCGAGGCGATCCGCAACATGGCGACCCGGACCAAGCCGGAGGGCGGCGCGCTCGCCAGCATTCTCGAACGCTTCGTTACCGCGTGCGTCCAGCAGGCCGAAGCGGAAGGCAAGCCGGTCGAGCGCATGATCGACACCCGCCTGGGGTCACTGCACGATCACCTCGGTGGCCACGACTTCGCAACAGTCGTGAAGGCCTATTGGCGCGCCGGCGAGGACGAGAACGATGCCCTCAAGGCCGCGGCGCTGCGCTGGCTGCGCGCCGAATATCCGACGAAGACCGAGGCGCGGCAGGCCTTGGGCGTCCGGTCGATCATCGACGACGCCGACGTGTACGACAGCTTCAAACTGATGGCCGCGTTCGTCCGCATCGCCGGTTACGCCGGACTGGTCGTGGTGCTGGACGAGATGGTCAATCTCTACAAGCTGCAGAGCGCGCAGGCTCGTAACCAGAATTACGAGCAGCTGCTGCGGATGCTCAACGACGTGCTACAAGGCGACGTCGCCGGCCTCGGCTTCGTGCTTGGCGGCACGCCCGAATTCCTGATGGACAGCCGGCGTGGTCTCTACAGCTATCAGGCGCTCCAGTCGCGACTGGCCGAGAACGCCTTCGCCACCGGCGGCCTCGTCGACCTGTCCGGGCCGGTTGTCCGGCTCCAGAGCCTGACGCCCGAGGATCTGCTGATCTTGCTCGGCAACATCCGTGCGGTGTTCGCGTCCGGCGATGCGGCTTACGATCTGGTGCCGGACACCGCGCTGACCGCGTTCATGACCCACTGCAACGGGCGCATCGGCGAAGCCTATTTCCGCACGCCGCGCAACACGATCAAGGCGTTCGTCCAATTCCTCGCGGTGCTTGAGCAGAACCCCGGCACCGACTGGCGCCCACTGATCGGCGCGGTCGAGGTGGCGAACGACGAGGGCGGCGCTGACGACGCGATCACCGATGACGACGAGCTCGCCACGCTGCGGCTCTGA
- a CDS encoding MobA/MobL family protein, which yields MPLEDDGFMPRRRGPGPRVSVERQRLAVRRAAVEFHIPATRSYRLTSPAGTTSFHFSHRSIGKVTFDTCEDGVRMKPGAARAHGRYVEREAAVAEIGRGCEPSFGPAAAEIDADTNHETDPRKEQGHDYTHDQRIDPWLGAGLVEGASASEPGAGGFLAGPVLGRPVEDSLADARVRLLPRRDVVRHGGGAHGLLRSAADVSVEAGAGDLGLRCASAGDRDEGGRLDTPSLRSRADARGHDDYIGRPGAVAIQPDGRRALITNIDTDDDERARFWSLVEEHEAVNRGDRMSLRIADNPGFWSRVAADAACPAALKDALTKASPNETIRFDIPSGKEMRSFLAGQPGWVSPTSGRRGKGGTGGPKPFAGFHDGRSGRTQFRIVGELPDELDSAGRFAIIKDFADQFARRKLPFVAVMHAPDHKNDERNWHFHLIYYDRPCRRITGEDIAQLSAQGYRSDHLEPGMWDFAVVTPKKGRTNGKAVPLKQNKVAEVAQDGWIEMLRRELAAITNRHLAAARVGRRLDPRRYEEMGIVADPQEHLGTAQAAAETRGEATHTGSENERRQYAAIMAEGDARLAATIAGIEAAGPRGGSSAADWSVERQALIEAAELDHMAFGLEQDIDRARSRAAAVQRKNHQLLDAYDADPVAGTGRERREAGELADAAIRYLARLDHTLGADLALPAQARALADQNRKADVTVSRASLLPVEDERSAGPVREARRRL from the coding sequence GTGCCGCTGGAGGACGACGGCTTCATGCCCCGTCGCCGCGGCCCCGGTCCGCGGGTGAGCGTGGAGCGGCAACGACTAGCCGTCCGGCGTGCCGCCGTCGAATTCCACATTCCGGCGACACGGTCCTACCGCCTCACCAGCCCGGCGGGCACCACCTCGTTCCACTTCTCGCATCGCTCGATCGGCAAGGTCACCTTTGACACCTGCGAGGATGGCGTCCGGATGAAGCCCGGCGCCGCACGGGCGCATGGCCGATACGTCGAACGGGAGGCGGCCGTGGCCGAGATCGGCCGCGGCTGTGAGCCTTCATTCGGGCCCGCCGCCGCCGAGATCGACGCAGACACCAACCACGAGACAGACCCACGAAAGGAGCAGGGCCATGACTACACCCACGACCAGCGGATCGATCCTTGGCTTGGCGCCGGACTGGTGGAAGGCGCATCCGCATCTGAGCCCGGTGCTGGAGGATTTCTCGCGGGACCTGTCCTCGGGCGACCCGTCGAAGATTCCCTCGCCGATGCCCGTGTGCGGCTGCTGCCCCGCCGCGACGTGGTACGTCATGGAGGGGGAGCCCATGGTCTTCTGCGGAGCGCTGCGGATGTATCCGTGGAAGCCGGGGCGGGCGATCTCGGACTGCGATGCGCGTCGGCGGGCGATCGCGATGAAGGAGGCCGGCTAGACACGCCCTCGCTGCGCAGCCGCGCCGATGCCCGCGGGCACGATGACTATATCGGTCGTCCCGGCGCCGTCGCGATCCAGCCGGACGGGCGGCGTGCGCTCATCACCAACATCGACACCGACGATGATGAGCGGGCCAGGTTCTGGTCGCTGGTCGAGGAGCACGAGGCGGTAAACCGCGGGGACCGGATGTCCTTGCGGATCGCGGACAATCCCGGCTTCTGGTCGCGGGTCGCCGCCGATGCGGCTTGTCCGGCGGCGTTGAAGGATGCTCTCACCAAGGCCTCGCCGAACGAGACGATCCGGTTCGACATTCCCTCGGGCAAGGAGATGCGGTCGTTCCTTGCCGGACAACCCGGTTGGGTGTCGCCGACGAGCGGGCGCCGGGGCAAGGGCGGCACCGGTGGACCCAAACCGTTCGCCGGCTTCCACGACGGGCGAAGCGGTCGCACCCAGTTCCGGATCGTCGGCGAGTTGCCGGACGAGCTCGACAGCGCCGGTCGGTTCGCCATCATCAAGGATTTCGCCGACCAGTTCGCCCGGCGCAAGCTGCCATTCGTCGCCGTGATGCACGCGCCGGACCACAAGAACGACGAACGCAACTGGCATTTCCACCTGATCTACTATGATCGTCCCTGCCGCCGCATCACGGGCGAGGATATCGCCCAGCTGTCTGCACAAGGTTATCGCTCCGACCACCTCGAACCGGGAATGTGGGACTTCGCGGTGGTGACGCCGAAGAAGGGGCGGACCAACGGCAAGGCGGTCCCGCTCAAGCAGAACAAGGTCGCCGAGGTGGCGCAGGACGGCTGGATCGAGATGCTGCGCCGCGAACTCGCGGCGATCACCAACCGGCATCTTGCCGCAGCACGCGTTGGGCGCCGGCTGGACCCTCGGCGTTACGAAGAGATGGGCATCGTCGCCGATCCCCAGGAACACCTCGGCACCGCGCAGGCGGCGGCGGAAACCCGCGGCGAGGCCACCCACACCGGCAGCGAGAACGAGCGCAGGCAATATGCCGCCATCATGGCAGAGGGCGACGCTCGCCTTGCCGCGACGATCGCGGGCATCGAGGCTGCAGGCCCGCGTGGAGGTTCTTCGGCTGCCGATTGGAGCGTCGAGCGGCAGGCGCTGATCGAGGCGGCAGAACTCGATCACATGGCGTTCGGCCTCGAACAGGATATCGACCGCGCCCGCTCCCGCGCTGCGGCCGTCCAGCGCAAGAACCATCAGCTGCTGGACGCCTATGATGCCGATCCGGTTGCGGGTACCGGCAGGGAGCGCAGGGAAGCGGGGGAACTGGCGGACGCCGCGATCCGCTATCTTGCCCGGCTGGACCATACGCTTGGCGCCGACTTGGCACTTCCGGCACAGGCGCGAGCACTGGCCGACCAAAACAGGAAGGCCGACGTGACGGTATCGCGTGCGTCGTTGCTGCCGGTGGAGGATGAACGTTCGGCCGGCCCGGTGCGAGAAGCGCGCAGGCGACTGTGA
- a CDS encoding TonB-dependent receptor, whose protein sequence is MKLKYLLAASVAGLTAATAFPPSAAMAQQITSGIEGRVVDDAGNPVVGATVEVTDTRTGATRTITTDADGSFSATNLTVGGPYTVSAAAGGFEGQTINDITTSLQGNTSLTFTLTTGTGEIVVTGSRVRVTQLAVGPGTSFNSEVLANAPSFNRDVRDVIRIDPRVSLDRDDGGSGVDRISCLGGNDRGNAFTVDGISQGDVYGLNDTGFSSRSSTPVPYDAIRETQVQFAPFDVDYANFTGCAINVVTKSGTNALQLGGFFEYSDSGMRGDSIIVDGVERPVAPIEPEKRYGAYLGGPVIPDRLFLFGAYEFQEAGQSQDDGPNGGPFANPLAGVSVAQFNEIADVLRSTYGIDPGPLVTNRPFQNERWFARADLQITDDHRLEATYQRLEESTTRADDFFTGAASPQVTGANTFYLSGTKSDYYSARLYSQWTDKFSTELRFSRSEVQDLQDPVGGGEAQSANPIPRIIVGVDNATGPDGTVLAGPGTSRSANDLRTNIDQYRAVAQIEAGAHSFKLGLEANHANLFNLFVQNATGTLVFRNVADLRAGLLSPGTGNNQTNTTPANVVPGLTEGAFGNFSATGNVNDAAAQFTRTIYSAFAQDEWQINDNLLLTAGVRADFFDGGRPDYNPNFFARYGIANNAGFSDLDPLVMPRVALTYDVADFAVFSRAQLRAGVGVFSGGDPLVWFGNAFQNDGSAFALASTQAAGCPAGQIDVVVNGQFTGVPSCFRNAAIATASAGQGFTQSIDPDIKVPSVLRANIGFQSELNFADTGFFSGWNLNLDYIFSRTNDAYTIVDLSQTLNPTAGLGGRTIDGRPIYVTIDPLRAGCTARLTDITPTPIYTGVTAACITTAREDELMLTNAGPFNSHNASAILSKQFDGGIFTEGGSTFFSLGYAYSGAQDRRNMYNSTAGSNYDLTAAFDRQNPAASRGFFSSRHNISLSTSFAEEFLGDDLETRFGFTFIARSGRPYSLTFSGGSVFSDNASGTENALIYLPTGPTDPNISPTSNARAVQDLVDFASTLDCAKDYIGRSIERNTCSNDWFFDLDLTFSQELPGPGRFFGRDDRFKVYAMVDNFLNLLDSSWNLQRRRDFAGRQELIGVSGVDAQGRYIITPLPGGCTAAGQTNCVTPASNFAADNGVNVSSSVWRLKVGVSYEF, encoded by the coding sequence ATGAAGCTCAAGTATCTGCTGGCCGCGTCTGTGGCCGGACTTACCGCCGCAACCGCCTTCCCGCCGAGCGCGGCGATGGCGCAGCAGATCACCTCGGGCATCGAAGGCCGCGTGGTCGATGACGCCGGCAACCCTGTCGTCGGCGCGACCGTCGAAGTGACCGATACGCGCACCGGCGCGACCCGGACCATCACGACCGACGCCGATGGCAGTTTCTCCGCCACCAATCTCACCGTCGGTGGCCCCTACACCGTCAGCGCCGCGGCCGGGGGCTTCGAAGGCCAGACGATCAACGACATCACCACCTCGCTCCAGGGCAATACCAGCCTGACCTTCACGCTCACCACCGGCACGGGCGAGATCGTCGTCACCGGCAGCCGCGTGCGCGTGACGCAGCTCGCGGTCGGCCCCGGCACCAGCTTCAACTCCGAAGTGCTGGCCAATGCGCCCAGCTTCAATCGCGACGTGCGCGACGTCATCCGCATTGATCCGCGCGTCAGCCTCGACCGGGACGACGGCGGCTCGGGCGTGGACCGCATCTCGTGCCTGGGCGGCAACGACCGCGGCAATGCCTTCACTGTCGACGGCATCAGCCAGGGGGACGTCTACGGTCTCAACGACACCGGCTTCTCGTCGCGCTCCTCGACCCCGGTGCCCTATGACGCGATCCGCGAGACCCAGGTCCAGTTCGCGCCCTTCGACGTCGATTATGCCAACTTTACCGGCTGCGCGATCAACGTGGTGACGAAGTCGGGCACGAACGCCCTTCAGCTCGGCGGTTTCTTCGAATATTCCGACAGCGGAATGCGCGGCGACAGCATCATCGTGGACGGGGTCGAGCGCCCTGTCGCGCCGATCGAGCCCGAAAAGCGCTATGGCGCCTATCTCGGCGGCCCGGTGATCCCGGATCGCCTGTTCCTGTTCGGCGCCTACGAGTTCCAGGAAGCGGGCCAGTCGCAGGACGACGGTCCCAATGGCGGCCCCTTCGCCAATCCGCTTGCCGGGGTCTCGGTCGCACAGTTCAACGAGATCGCCGACGTGCTGCGCTCGACCTACGGCATCGACCCGGGTCCGCTGGTCACCAATCGCCCGTTCCAGAACGAGCGCTGGTTCGCGCGCGCCGACCTTCAGATCACCGACGATCACCGCCTCGAGGCGACGTATCAGCGGCTGGAGGAATCGACCACGCGCGCGGACGATTTCTTCACCGGCGCCGCCTCGCCCCAGGTGACGGGGGCCAACACCTTTTATCTGAGCGGCACCAAGTCCGACTATTATTCGGCGCGGCTCTATTCGCAGTGGACGGACAAGTTCTCCACCGAGCTACGGTTCTCGCGTTCGGAGGTGCAGGATCTTCAGGACCCCGTGGGCGGCGGCGAAGCGCAGTCGGCAAATCCGATCCCGCGCATCATCGTCGGCGTCGACAACGCGACCGGGCCCGACGGCACGGTTCTGGCGGGGCCGGGCACGTCCCGGTCCGCGAACGATCTCCGCACCAATATCGATCAGTATCGCGCGGTTGCCCAGATCGAGGCTGGTGCGCATAGCTTCAAGCTCGGGCTCGAGGCGAACCACGCCAATCTCTTCAACCTCTTCGTGCAGAACGCCACGGGCACGCTGGTCTTCCGCAACGTCGCCGACCTGCGCGCGGGTTTGCTGTCGCCTGGCACGGGTAACAACCAGACCAACACCACCCCGGCGAACGTCGTCCCCGGCCTTACCGAGGGCGCTTTCGGCAATTTCTCCGCGACCGGCAACGTCAACGACGCCGCGGCCCAATTCACGCGCACGATCTATTCCGCCTTCGCGCAGGACGAATGGCAGATTAACGACAACCTGCTGCTGACCGCAGGCGTGCGCGCGGATTTCTTCGATGGCGGGCGCCCCGACTACAACCCGAATTTCTTCGCACGGTACGGTATCGCCAACAACGCGGGCTTCAGCGATCTCGATCCGCTGGTCATGCCGCGCGTGGCGCTGACCTATGACGTCGCGGACTTTGCCGTGTTCAGCCGGGCACAGCTGCGCGCGGGTGTCGGGGTCTTCTCGGGCGGCGACCCGCTGGTTTGGTTCGGCAACGCCTTCCAGAACGACGGCAGCGCCTTCGCGCTCGCCAGTACGCAGGCGGCGGGCTGTCCCGCCGGGCAGATCGACGTGGTGGTGAATGGCCAGTTCACCGGCGTGCCGAGTTGCTTCCGCAACGCCGCCATCGCCACCGCCTCGGCTGGCCAGGGCTTCACCCAATCGATCGATCCCGACATCAAGGTGCCGAGCGTGCTTCGCGCCAATATCGGCTTCCAGTCGGAGCTGAATTTCGCCGACACGGGCTTCTTCAGTGGCTGGAACCTCAATCTCGATTACATCTTCAGCCGCACCAACGATGCCTATACCATCGTCGATCTCAGCCAGACCTTGAACCCCACCGCGGGGCTCGGCGGGCGGACCATCGACGGGCGGCCGATCTATGTGACCATCGATCCGCTACGCGCCGGCTGCACCGCGCGGCTGACCGATATCACGCCGACCCCGATCTATACCGGCGTCACCGCGGCCTGCATCACCACCGCCCGCGAGGACGAGCTGATGCTGACCAACGCGGGGCCGTTCAACAGCCACAATGCCTCCGCCATCCTGTCCAAGCAGTTCGACGGTGGCATCTTCACCGAAGGGGGATCGACCTTCTTCAGCCTCGGCTATGCCTATTCGGGCGCGCAGGACCGGCGCAACATGTACAACTCGACCGCCGGTTCGAACTACGACCTCACCGCCGCGTTCGACCGGCAGAATCCCGCCGCCAGCCGCGGATTCTTCTCCAGCCGGCATAACATCTCGCTGTCGACGAGCTTCGCCGAAGAGTTCCTGGGCGATGACCTCGAAACCCGTTTCGGCTTCACCTTCATTGCGCGTTCGGGCCGGCCCTACAGCCTGACCTTCTCGGGCGGCAGCGTCTTCAGCGACAACGCTTCTGGCACCGAGAATGCGCTGATCTATCTGCCGACCGGGCCGACCGATCCCAATATCTCTCCCACGTCCAATGCGCGTGCGGTTCAGGATCTGGTCGACTTCGCCAGCACGCTCGATTGCGCAAAGGACTACATCGGTCGTTCGATCGAGCGGAATACCTGCTCGAACGACTGGTTCTTCGATCTCGATCTCACGTTCTCGCAGGAACTGCCCGGTCCGGGCCGCTTCTTCGGCCGTGACGACCGGTTCAAGGTCTATGCCATGGTCGACAACTTCCTCAATCTGCTCGACAGCAGCTGGAACCTGCAGCGCCGGCGCGACTTTGCCGGCCGGCAGGAATTGATCGGGGTGAGCGGCGTCGATGCGCAGGGCCGCTACATCATCACCCCGCTGCCGGGCGGATGCACCGCGGCGGGCCAGACCAATTGCGTCACTCCCGCGTCCAACTTCGCGGCGGACAACGGCGTCAATGTGAGCTCCTCGGTGTGGCGCCTCAAGGTCGGCGTCAGCTACGAATTCTGA
- a CDS encoding DNA topoisomerase IB, producing MGSLTFVDDSQPGITRRRAGSGWAYYDATGARITDPDERMRLNAIALPPAYRDAWFCASPDGHVQATGYDDRGRKQYRYHPEFRAGREAEKFDGCATFGRLLPKVRKRVESDLAGRTLTRERAVASVVRLLDLGAIRVGNEQYAASNKSFGATTLRQRHAEVTGKTLKLKFRAKSGVLRQIAVNDAHLARLVRRMQDLPGQHLFQYVDRDREYHPVTSGDVNDYLAEAMGHRFTAKNFRTWHASALAFGILAHSQEQVSIKALTAAVAEHLGNTPAVTRKSYIHPALFDLAERQGKWRATLRLPRATPWLTREERGLIALLEQCTRSSRRRAA from the coding sequence ATGGGAAGCCTTACCTTCGTCGATGACAGCCAGCCGGGCATCACCAGGCGGCGCGCCGGCAGCGGCTGGGCCTATTATGACGCGACCGGGGCGCGGATTACCGATCCGGACGAACGGATGCGATTGAATGCCATCGCGCTGCCCCCAGCCTATCGCGATGCCTGGTTCTGCGCCTCGCCCGACGGGCATGTGCAGGCGACGGGATATGATGACCGTGGTCGCAAGCAATACCGCTACCATCCCGAGTTCCGTGCCGGGCGCGAGGCGGAAAAATTCGACGGCTGCGCCACATTCGGGCGCCTGCTGCCCAAGGTGCGCAAGCGGGTCGAAAGCGACCTTGCCGGCCGCACGCTAACCCGAGAGCGCGCCGTGGCCAGCGTCGTGCGGCTTCTCGATCTCGGTGCAATCCGAGTCGGGAACGAACAATATGCGGCGAGCAACAAGAGCTTTGGCGCGACCACGCTGCGCCAGCGCCATGCGGAGGTGACGGGCAAGACGCTTAAGCTCAAGTTCCGGGCCAAATCGGGCGTGCTGCGGCAGATCGCCGTGAACGACGCGCATCTCGCGCGGCTGGTCAGGCGGATGCAGGACCTGCCCGGGCAGCATCTGTTCCAATATGTCGATCGCGACCGGGAATATCACCCGGTCACCTCGGGCGACGTCAACGACTATCTGGCAGAGGCGATGGGCCACCGCTTTACCGCCAAGAACTTTCGCACCTGGCATGCGAGCGCGCTGGCTTTCGGGATCCTCGCCCATTCGCAGGAGCAGGTCAGCATCAAGGCCCTGACCGCGGCGGTCGCCGAACACCTGGGCAATACCCCGGCTGTGACTCGCAAGAGCTATATCCACCCCGCGTTGTTCGATCTTGCCGAACGCCAGGGGAAATGGCGCGCAACGCTGCGGCTCCCCCGCGCCACGCCCTGGTTGACGCGCGAGGAGCGCGGGCTGATCGCGTTGCTCGAACAATGCACCAGGTCGAGCCGAAGGCGCGCTGCATGA
- a CDS encoding type II toxin-antitoxin system YafQ family toxin, producing MAKGAQGKRAPHPRTCDYAKQFSKDWARLSGSGRFDMNRLKSVMLQLIANDVPLGPEWKDHPLKGEWASYRECHIGGDFLLIYRVDDAARKGGTIVFARAGTHSDLFGE from the coding sequence ATGGCTAAAGGCGCGCAGGGTAAACGCGCGCCGCACCCGCGCACGTGCGACTACGCCAAGCAATTCAGCAAGGACTGGGCACGCCTGTCCGGCTCGGGACGGTTCGATATGAACCGCCTGAAGTCGGTGATGCTTCAGTTGATCGCCAATGACGTGCCGCTCGGCCCGGAATGGAAGGACCACCCGCTCAAAGGCGAATGGGCCAGTTACCGCGAATGCCACATCGGCGGCGATTTCCTCCTGATCTACCGCGTCGATGACGCTGCCAGGAAGGGCGGCACGATCGTGTTCGCCCGTGCAGGCACGCACAGCGACCTGTTCGGTGAGTGA
- a CDS encoding type II toxin-antitoxin system RelB/DinJ family antitoxin: MAQTAMLHVRLDDEIKAKGNAALAAMGLSAADAVRLLYHRIVAEQAFPLELKVPNADTRAAMAEADAILADRSARFADGKAMIADLDG; encoded by the coding sequence ATGGCGCAGACGGCGATGCTTCATGTCCGGCTGGACGACGAGATCAAGGCGAAGGGCAATGCCGCGCTGGCGGCAATGGGGCTGTCGGCCGCGGATGCGGTGCGGCTGCTCTATCATCGCATCGTGGCGGAGCAGGCATTCCCGCTCGAGCTCAAGGTGCCCAACGCCGATACCCGCGCGGCGATGGCCGAGGCCGATGCCATCCTTGCGGATCGTTCCGCGCGGTTCGCCGATGGCAAGGCGATGATCGCCGACCTGGATGGCTAA
- a CDS encoding TerB N-terminal domain-containing protein, giving the protein MPNAPTGIAVGPDGRYHAAGYSFTSERQALDFLRRRTSAADPASGIRHPSLQSARRMEEEQRPAYREQPGISAPGRAVAKSSAVRWVAGSSRETVAGITFDAHLVYIGTRDQHAYPRNQSVIDPGLPVSTRDDPEGTALSWSPDYCFMTPDTRRSYLVWLAAGRPGGAAIGYVKLYFGGLERRLLLDNAKAEAPTILAELRRLIALYGDHYDFGPAARKLADVAALVAGEEPPPLKPSLSLRNGYELPLGIRIQLGERVAKGEALDANMALCWLLGSPDSWPRTPVTRCFDEFVALWQARFAAAYPTGLKVRTPKARIVYRYQSSSGFHADVTLDAVPDLSGTAAPVVRLRELMNECSDLLSPYSRFLGADAASRGTLAAAVLLPAELADGPFGRPLAAARVAVRQLVESDTLPMTNTVLAALGLPTVAAALNAAQQRQLAQRLDLLSIGFEPDRRYGAAGALRGDTPLAPFEAPRGGPVDATAPAYATARLLLDVAILAAAADSHIVPAEIDAIMVHVRNAPGLGDSERLRLTAALRVTPHDQPKLSAALKRLGTLPAAARRDVAMAATAAVLADGQVLPAEVRFLEKLFDTLELARDELYGLLHRGGESDEPVSIMPARPEAGIALPREAASGALVIDAARLDRIRSETSDVSRLLASIFVEEAPAAEPPEAPVASSRFAGLDAAHAALLDALVSAPMTRGAFDTAARTARLMPDGAIETINDWGFDRFDEPVVEDGDLLVIPAHLLTQLQQTDRP; this is encoded by the coding sequence ATGCCGAACGCCCCTACCGGCATCGCGGTGGGTCCGGATGGCCGGTATCATGCGGCCGGTTACTCCTTCACCAGCGAGCGACAGGCGCTGGACTTCCTGCGTCGCCGAACCTCCGCCGCCGATCCGGCAAGCGGTATCAGACATCCTTCGCTTCAGTCTGCGAGGCGGATGGAGGAGGAGCAGCGCCCCGCCTACCGCGAGCAGCCCGGAATTTCCGCACCCGGCAGAGCGGTAGCGAAGAGTTCTGCTGTCCGCTGGGTCGCCGGATCGTCGCGCGAGACGGTCGCCGGGATCACGTTCGACGCTCACCTCGTCTACATCGGCACGCGCGACCAACACGCCTATCCGCGCAACCAGTCGGTGATCGATCCCGGATTGCCCGTCAGCACGCGAGACGACCCCGAGGGCACCGCATTGTCCTGGAGCCCCGATTACTGCTTCATGACGCCCGACACGCGGCGGAGCTATCTGGTCTGGCTCGCCGCCGGGCGGCCGGGCGGGGCCGCCATCGGCTACGTGAAGCTCTATTTCGGCGGGCTCGAACGCCGCCTGCTGCTCGACAACGCGAAGGCTGAGGCGCCGACGATCCTTGCCGAGCTGCGGCGGCTCATAGCTCTCTACGGCGACCATTACGATTTCGGTCCGGCCGCCCGGAAGCTGGCCGACGTTGCGGCGCTGGTGGCCGGTGAAGAACCGCCGCCACTCAAGCCGAGCCTGTCGCTGCGCAACGGCTATGAGCTGCCGCTCGGCATCCGCATCCAGCTCGGCGAGCGGGTAGCCAAGGGTGAGGCGCTCGATGCAAACATGGCGCTCTGCTGGCTGCTGGGCTCACCGGACAGCTGGCCGCGGACGCCGGTCACACGCTGTTTCGACGAGTTCGTTGCCTTGTGGCAGGCCCGGTTCGCCGCCGCCTATCCGACGGGATTGAAGGTTCGAACGCCCAAGGCGCGGATTGTCTATCGTTACCAGTCGAGCTCGGGCTTCCACGCCGACGTGACGCTGGACGCGGTGCCCGACCTGTCCGGGACGGCCGCCCCGGTGGTCCGGCTGCGCGAGCTGATGAACGAATGTTCCGACCTGCTGTCGCCGTACAGCCGTTTCCTCGGTGCCGACGCGGCGAGCCGCGGCACGCTGGCGGCAGCGGTGCTGCTGCCGGCGGAACTAGCCGATGGACCGTTCGGTCGCCCGCTGGCTGCGGCCCGGGTGGCGGTCAGGCAGCTTGTCGAGAGCGATACGTTGCCGATGACCAACACCGTGCTGGCCGCCTTGGGACTTCCCACGGTCGCCGCTGCGCTCAATGCCGCACAGCAGCGCCAGCTGGCGCAACGGCTCGACCTGCTCAGTATCGGCTTCGAGCCTGACCGCCGCTACGGTGCGGCCGGCGCACTCCGCGGCGATACGCCGCTCGCGCCGTTCGAGGCGCCGCGGGGCGGCCCTGTCGATGCGACGGCCCCGGCCTACGCGACCGCGCGCCTTCTGCTTGACGTGGCGATCCTCGCCGCCGCCGCGGACAGTCACATCGTCCCGGCCGAGATCGATGCGATCATGGTGCATGTTAGGAACGCCCCCGGTCTCGGCGACAGCGAGCGCCTGCGCCTGACGGCCGCGCTGCGCGTCACCCCGCACGACCAGCCCAAGCTGTCCGCCGCTCTCAAGCGGCTCGGCACGCTGCCCGCCGCCGCCCGGCGCGACGTGGCAATGGCGGCGACCGCCGCCGTGCTGGCCGATGGGCAGGTGCTGCCCGCGGAAGTCCGCTTTCTGGAAAAGCTGTTCGACACGCTGGAGCTGGCGCGCGACGAACTCTACGGCCTGCTTCACCGCGGCGGCGAGTCAGACGAGCCCGTGTCGATCATGCCCGCCCGACCGGAAGCCGGCATCGCCCTGCCGCGCGAAGCCGCGTCGGGAGCGCTTGTCATCGATGCCGCCCGGCTCGATCGGATCAGGAGCGAGACCTCCGATGTGTCGCGGCTACTTGCCTCGATCTTCGTCGAGGAGGCACCAGCCGCCGAACCACCGGAGGCGCCCGTCGCCAGCAGCAGGTTCGCGGGACTCGACGCCGCCCATGCCGCGCTGCTCGACGCGCTCGTCAGCGCCCCCATGACCCGCGGCGCCTTCGACACCGCCGCCCGCACCGCACGGCTGATGCCGGACGGCGCGATCGAGACGATCAACGATTGGGGCTTCGACCGCTTCGATGAACCCGTGGTCGAGGACGGCGACCTGCTCGTGATTCCCGCCCATCTCCTTACCCAGCTTCAGCAGACGGACCGCCCATGA